The following coding sequences lie in one Oncorhynchus gorbuscha isolate QuinsamMale2020 ecotype Even-year linkage group LG10, OgorEven_v1.0, whole genome shotgun sequence genomic window:
- the LOC124046085 gene encoding delta-type opioid receptor-like, whose protein sequence is MLLMNNSDVGALCNSSSGGGQGNGTDGTEMTKLLVPMLDGLILVTGLAGHCLVISILAGRRRRGGKPPHGTDTLLLALSAADLLLLLCLPFHTAAITLGSWPFGSFLCKVVSFLGVACSSASVFTLAALAVTRYLTVVHPAWSFRSRMHSRLKLTVALLWVPAVALAAPQFAFRTVAVSSALHCFAFLGGLSQLVYSTALFLFAFAIPLGVIVMMYAKIYCFLRQTRVSGRAPQLERYQSQVTHTSALLVLVFTLCWLPSYGLMFSLLGVKISGVSSYRSIAIFIRLLASSAAVVNPVLYVFMSNKFRRDLMDLGRERWEGCRGCTAGCPGVFRGRDIVRPFNPVELDTPTLPYPDSKCYYERSMDILWILNRYSVEL, encoded by the exons ATGCTGCTGATGAACAATAGTGATGTGGGAGCTTTGtgtaacagtagtagtggtgggggCCAGGGCAATGGGACAGACGGGACCGAGATGACAAAGTTGTTGGTGCCCATGCTGGACGGCCTCATCCTGGTGACAGGCCTGGCGGGCCACTGCCTAGTCATCTCCATCCTGGCCGGCCGCAGGAGGCGAG GTGGAAAGCCTCCTCATGGGACAGACACCCTGCTGCTGGCTCTGAGTGCTGCTGACCTGCTGCTGTTGCTCTGCCTACCCTTCCACACCGCGGCCATCACCCTGGGCTCCTGGCCCTTCGGCAGCTTCCTCTGCAAg GTCGTCAGCTTCCTGGGCGTGGCCTGTTCTTCCGCCTCAGTCTTCACGCTGGCTGCGCTCGCCGTGACCCGCTACCTGACTGTGGTCCACCCCGCCTGGTCCTTCCGCTCTCGCATGCACAGCCGCCTCAAACTGACCGTGGCGCTCCTCTGGGTTCCCGCCGTAGCCCTGGCAGCTCCGCAGTTTGCTTTCCGCACGGTGGCGGTGTCCAGTGCGTTACACTGCTTCGCCTTCCTGGGCGGCCTCAGTCAGCTGGTGTACAGCACGGCGTTGTTCCTGTTTGCCTTCGCGATACCATTGGGGGTTATTGTGATGATGTACGCCAAGATCTACTGCTTCCTGCGCCAGACGAGAGTGTCGGGACGTGCCCCCCAGCTGGAGCGCTACCAAAGCCAG GTGACCCACACGTCAGCTCTGCTGGTGCTGGTCTTCACCCTCTGCTGgctgccctcctacggcctcatGTTCTCCCTCTTGG GGGTCAAGATCTCTGGTGTCTCCAGCTACCGCTCCATAGCAATCTTCATCCGCCTACTGGCGTCTTCAGCCGCGGTGGTTAACCCCGTCCTCTATGTGTTCATGTCCAATAAGTTCAGGAGGGATCTGATGGACTTGGGacgggagagatgggagggttgCAGGGGGTGTACGGCAGGGTGCCCGGGGGTGTTCAGGGGCAGGGACATTGTGCGGCCCTTCAACCCTGTGGAGCTGGATACGCCGACCCTACCCTACCCGGATTCTAAGTGTTACTATgaaag GTCTATGGACATTCTGTGGATACTTAACAGATATTCTGTAGAGCTTTAA